Proteins from a genomic interval of Kitasatospora kifunensis:
- a CDS encoding DUF397 domain-containing protein — protein MDMSQARWRKSTYSQQQGACVEVADGLPGAMPVRDSKDPEGPVLVFPADRWRAFVGGVKAGDFGTV, from the coding sequence ATGGATATGTCTCAGGCCCGGTGGCGAAAGTCGACCTACAGCCAGCAGCAGGGTGCGTGCGTCGAGGTTGCCGATGGCCTCCCCGGTGCGATGCCCGTTCGTGACTCGAAGGACCCCGAGGGTCCGGTCCTGGTCTTTCCCGCCGACCGGTGGCGGGCGTTCGTCGGCGGGGTCAAGGCGGGCGACTTCGGTACCGTGTGA